From Xyrauchen texanus isolate HMW12.3.18 chromosome 9, RBS_HiC_50CHRs, whole genome shotgun sequence, the proteins below share one genomic window:
- the LOC127648804 gene encoding gastrula zinc finger protein XlCGF57.1-like isoform X1 — protein sequence MMSIKEEKEDLSYAETWIIKHEDTEEQRDLMEVKVESQELNDVDQRHHQYHKSDHFITDEESVICSQTDKHLTQRWTPSGKNVFTCPRCDKSFSQKVDLQRHLRIHTGEKPFTCTQCGKSFAIKRDLERHLRTHTGEKPFTCTQCGKSFTQEGNLNRHMRIHTEEHLFTCLQCGKSFALYRDLQRHLRIHTGANPFTSLQCGKSLKVKKTLKDNMKICTEKKPFTCTQCGKSFTQKASLKDHMRIHTGEKPFTCLQCGKSFTHATTLKNHLQYHSGLKLFNCDQCSKEFMLASQLKMHLKTHSNEKPYVCSFCGKSFTCLSNFNMHQIIHTGVRDHVCSECGKAFIRAYELERHQRIHTGEKPYKCLHCGKSFILLGNLKTHERVHTGEKPYHCTSCGKSFTQSSNLRTHLKKHCPKLSY from the exons atgatgtcGATTAAAGAGGAGAAAGAAGACTTGAGTTATGCAGAGACATGGATAATAAAACATGAAGATACagaggaacaaagag AtctgatggaagtgaaagtggaaagtcaagaactgaatgacgTGGATCAGAGACACCATCAGTATCATAAATCTGATCATTTCATAACTGATGAAGAATCTGTTATTTGCTCTCAGACTGACAAACATTTGACACAAAGATGGACTCCAAGTGGCAAAAATGTCTTCACCTGTCCTCGGTGTGATAAGAGTTTTTCACAAAAAGTAGATCTACAGAGGCacctgagaattcacactggagagaagccttttacatgcactcagtgtggaaagagttttgcaataAAAAGAGATCTTGAGAGGCATCTAAGAACTCACacaggagagaagcctttcacatgcactcagtgtggaaagagtttcacacaagaAGGAAACCTTAAccgtcacatgagaattcacaccgaGGAGCACCTTttcacatgccttcagtgtggaaagagttttgcactaTACAGAGATTTACAGAGACacctgagaattcacactggagcgAATCCTTTCACaagccttcagtgtggaaagagtttaaaAGTAAAGAAAACCCTTAAGGATAACATGAAAATCTGCACCGAAAAGAAACCTTTcacatgcactcagtgtggaaagagttttacacaaAAAGCAAGCCTAAaggatcacatgagaattcacactggagagaagcctttcacatgccttcaatgtggaaagagtttcacacatgcAACAACTCTCAAAAATCATCTTCAGTATCACTCTGGATTAAAACTATTTAACTGTGATCAATGCAGCAAAGAATTTATGTTGGCATCACAGCTAAAGATGCACCTGAAAACTCATTCAAACGAGAAGCCTTAtgtgtgttctttttgtggaaagagttttacatgTTTGAGCAATTTTAATATGCACCAAATAATACATACCGGTGTGAGAGATCATGTATGCTCAGAGTGTGGTAAAGCTTTTATCAGAGCTTATGAATTGGAACGTCACcaaagaatccatactggagaaaaaccttacaagtgcttacattgtggaaagagtttcattttGTTAGGAAATTTGAAAACCCAtgagagagtgcatactggagaaaagccgtaccactgcacttcatgtgggaagagtttcacccAATCAAGTAATCTACGGACTCATCTAAAAAAGCATTGTCCAAAGTTGTCATACTAA
- the LOC127648804 gene encoding gastrula zinc finger protein XlCGF57.1-like isoform X2, whose translation MKCIKEEKEDLSYPETWIIKREDTEEQRDLMEVKVESQELNDVDQRHHQYHKSDHFITDEESVICSQTDKHLTQRWTPSGKNVFTCPRCDKSFSQKVDLQRHLRIHTGEKPFTCTQCGKSFAIKRDLERHLRTHTGEKPFTCTQCGKSFTQEGNLNRHMRIHTEEHLFTCLQCGKSFALYRDLQRHLRIHTGANPFTSLQCGKSLKVKKTLKDNMKICTEKKPFTCTQCGKSFTQKASLKDHMRIHTGEKPFTCLQCGKSFTHATTLKNHLQYHSGLKLFNCDQCSKEFMLASQLKMHLKTHSNEKPYVCSFCGKSFTCLSNFNMHQIIHTGVRDHVCSECGKAFIRAYELERHQRIHTGEKPYKCLHCGKSFILLGNLKTHERVHTGEKPYHCTSCGKSFTQSSNLRTHLKKHCPKLSY comes from the coding sequence AtctgatggaagtgaaagtggaaagtcaagaactgaatgacgTGGATCAGAGACACCATCAGTATCATAAATCTGATCATTTCATAACTGATGAAGAATCTGTTATTTGCTCTCAGACTGACAAACATTTGACACAAAGATGGACTCCAAGTGGCAAAAATGTCTTCACCTGTCCTCGGTGTGATAAGAGTTTTTCACAAAAAGTAGATCTACAGAGGCacctgagaattcacactggagagaagccttttacatgcactcagtgtggaaagagttttgcaataAAAAGAGATCTTGAGAGGCATCTAAGAACTCACacaggagagaagcctttcacatgcactcagtgtggaaagagtttcacacaagaAGGAAACCTTAAccgtcacatgagaattcacaccgaGGAGCACCTTttcacatgccttcagtgtggaaagagttttgcactaTACAGAGATTTACAGAGACacctgagaattcacactggagcgAATCCTTTCACaagccttcagtgtggaaagagtttaaaAGTAAAGAAAACCCTTAAGGATAACATGAAAATCTGCACCGAAAAGAAACCTTTcacatgcactcagtgtggaaagagttttacacaaAAAGCAAGCCTAAaggatcacatgagaattcacactggagagaagcctttcacatgccttcaatgtggaaagagtttcacacatgcAACAACTCTCAAAAATCATCTTCAGTATCACTCTGGATTAAAACTATTTAACTGTGATCAATGCAGCAAAGAATTTATGTTGGCATCACAGCTAAAGATGCACCTGAAAACTCATTCAAACGAGAAGCCTTAtgtgtgttctttttgtggaaagagttttacatgTTTGAGCAATTTTAATATGCACCAAATAATACATACCGGTGTGAGAGATCATGTATGCTCAGAGTGTGGTAAAGCTTTTATCAGAGCTTATGAATTGGAACGTCACcaaagaatccatactggagaaaaaccttacaagtgcttacattgtggaaagagtttcattttGTTAGGAAATTTGAAAACCCAtgagagagtgcatactggagaaaagccgtaccactgcacttcatgtgggaagagtttcacccAATCAAGTAATCTACGGACTCATCTAAAAAAGCATTGTCCAAAGTTGTCATACTAA